The Terriglobales bacterium region GGCCCGACCGCGGACGGCTTCGAGACCTACGGTGTCACCGGCGTGGCCCTGATCACGTTCATCCTGCTGGCGGTGAAGGATCCGACCGTGCAAGTGCAACTGCTGGTCTGGATCTTCGTGATGCGCATCATGATGCTGTTTTCCAGCTCCGGCGCCTACTTCCTCAACCACGCGGTGGCCAAGGCCAAGTACGGCAACTCGAATGATTTCAACTTCGAGAACCCGCTGACCTCGCTGGTGTGGCTGACTTCGATCGTCTCCATCGGCCTGACATACGTGACTTCCTACTACATCATCCCGGACCTGGGCGGCAACGAGACCCTGTGGTGGAAGCTGTCGACCATCATCTCGTGCGGCACGCTGGCCGGGGCGCTGATCCCGGAACTGGTGAAGGTGTTCACCTCCACCGAGTCGGCGCACGTAAAGGAAGTGGTGAACGCGGCGGAGGAAGGCGGCGCGTCGTTGAACATCCTGTCGGGCTTCGTGGCCGGCAACTTCTCGGCGTACTGGCTGGGACTCGCGATGGTGGCGCTGATGAGCATCGCGTTCGTGGTCAGCACTCACGGGCTGGGCGGGATGATCGTGGGCACGCAGATACCGCTGATGCTGGCGCCGGCGGTGTTCGCCTTCGGTCTGGTGGCCTTCGGCTTCCTGGGCATGGGACCGGTCACCATCGCGGTGGACTCCTACGGCCCGGTGACCGACAACGCGCAGTCGGTCTATGAGCTCTCCCTCATCGAGCAGATCCCGAACATCGAGAAGGAGCTCAAGAAGGACTTCAACATGGACGTGGACTTCGAGCGGGCCAAGCACCTGCTGGAGGCCAACGACGGCGCGGGCAACACCTTCAAGGCGACCGCCAAGCCGGTGCTGATCGGCACCGCGGTGGTGGGGGCGACCACGATGATCTTCTCGATCATCATGGCGCTGACCAACGGGTTGACGGCGAACGTCAGCAACCTGTCGCTGCTGCACGCTCCCTTCGTGCTCGGACTGATCACGGGCGGGGCCATGATCTACTGGTTCACCGGCGCCGCCACCCAGGCGGTGAGCACGGGCGCGTTCCGCGCAGTGGAGTTCATCAAGGCCAACATCAAGCTGGAAGGCGCGGAGAAAGCTTCGGTGGAGGACAGCAAGAAGGTGGTCGCCATCTGCACCCAGTACGCGCAGCGCGGCATGTTCAACATCTTCCTGGCGGTGTTCTTCGCGACCCTGGCGTTCGCGTTCGTGGAGCCGTTCTTCTTCATCGGCTACCTGATCTCGATCGCCATCTTCGGCCTGTACCAGGCCATCTTCATGGCCAACGCGGGCGGGGCCTGGGACAACGCCAAGAAGATTGTCGAGGTGGAGCTGAAGCAAAAGGGCACCGAGCTGCACGCCGCAACCGTGGTGGGCGACACGGTGGGCGACCCGTTCAAGGACACTTCCTCGGTGGCCATGAACCCGGTCATCAAGTTCACCACCCTGTTCGGCCTGCTGGCGGTGGAG contains the following coding sequences:
- a CDS encoding sodium-translocating pyrophosphatase, whose protein sequence is IPGDYAGPCFIGFAIGESLGAAALRIAGGIFTKIADIGSDLMKIVFKIKEDDARNPGVIADCTGDNAGDSVGPTADGFETYGVTGVALITFILLAVKDPTVQVQLLVWIFVMRIMMLFSSSGAYFLNHAVAKAKYGNSNDFNFENPLTSLVWLTSIVSIGLTYVTSYYIIPDLGGNETLWWKLSTIISCGTLAGALIPELVKVFTSTESAHVKEVVNAAEEGGASLNILSGFVAGNFSAYWLGLAMVALMSIAFVVSTHGLGGMIVGTQIPLMLAPAVFAFGLVAFGFLGMGPVTIAVDSYGPVTDNAQSVYELSLIEQIPNIEKELKKDFNMDVDFERAKHLLEANDGAGNTFKATAKPVLIGTAVVGATTMIFSIIMALTNGLTANVSNLSLLHAPFVLGLITGGAMIYWFTGAATQAVSTGAFRAVEFIKANIKLEGAEKASVEDSKKVVAICTQYAQRGMFNIFLAVFFATLAFAFVEPFFFIGYLISIAIFGLYQAIFMANAGGAWDNAKKIVEVELKQKGTELHAATVVGDTVGDPFKDTSSVAMNPVIKFTTLFGLLAVELAVSLTAKSGATLHLVLAGLFFLVSVVFVHRSFYGMRIGSVKSAAAKAEMRMTAD